Genomic segment of Chitinivibrio alkaliphilus ACht1:
TCTATGTGAATGTGTGTGATGATGAGATATCAACCGATCGCAACGGTTGGTTGAGGAAGAGGCGGCTATATGCCGCCTCTTTTCGTATGCTCCTACTGCACTAATTCTTCAGGGATTATCGTACAAAACGTGTTGAGTGCACGCCCTGTTTTGTATGTACTACAGGAATATATACGCCCGAGGAAAATGATTCAAGATTTACCGTGTGGGAGCCGGAAGTGAGGTCTCCCGGCTCTGATTGATACACCCTGCGTCCTGTTGGTGCATATATGTGTAATACGCCATCTTGATGCGTGTTGAGGGTAAACTTGTCGTCTCCGGCAGAATACTGCACTCCTTTTAAACCGTTTTGAGGCTCCTGAGATTCGTTGATGTGGGCAGTGCTTCTTTGAAGACGCCATGTCTTGTTTGGGCTTGTATTTGTGGAAACCATATGGGGTGTGCCCTTGTTATCAACAAAAAGGGTTGGCGCTCCTGGTTCCTCCATAAGGATGGTACCGTGAGAATCGATAACGCGAAAGGAATATCCTTCCTCATCTGAATATGATGCGTCAATAATTTCCCATGTGCTCTTTGAGTTAAACCAATGCTGCGTCGCGGTAACACTGTAGGTATTTTCAGAAATGGTATATCCTGGTATTTCCTGCGTAGCTATGGTTTCACCAGTGGTCCGATCAATTATCCGAAGTGTTTCAGATGTCAATATTGCGGCATATACGTTGTTGTTTGCCGAAAGCGGTGTTCGGGCGATGCCTATATATACATCCTGGTCATAATAATCAATTGATGATACGAGCTCAGGGCGAGCAAGCACACAGGAGATCAAACAAAGACTCAATACCATACTACGCATGGGAACTCCCTTCATGTTCATTTGGTAAAAGATGCTCAGGTATTTCTTCTGGAGTTGTTATGTCGGATAGTTTTTCTCGGCGTCGGATGAGTTCCATGGTTCCTTCTTCTGTTATCAACACTACGGCGGGACGATATGTGATAAATTGCATCCATTGGGTAACGTTATATGCTCCAACCGGCCATATTACAAGGGGGCTTCCAACCGACATGGGAGGAAGAGATATGGATTCCGCAACAACATCTATGTTCATGCACAGTGGGCCATACAATGTTGTTATTTCAGGGATTCCATCCGTTGTTTCACCGGGTCTAATAGAGAAGTCATACCAGTTGCCTGTGTAGAGATTTGTGATACCAGAATCAAGAAAGTAGGCTGTACGGTTATAGGGAAGTTGTTTTTCGGCAATAAGGGAAGTAATAAGATAGCCGGCTTCATCGATAAGGTGGCGTCCAGTTTCAAGATAAAGCTTTGGACGTCGTCCCGAAGGAAGATTTTCCAAGAGGGTAGAGCAAATAGTATCTGCAAATTCTTCTA
This window contains:
- a CDS encoding T9SS type A sorting domain-containing protein; translation: MRSMVLSLCLISCVLARPELVSSIDYYDQDVYIGIARTPLSANNNVYAAILTSETLRIIDRTTGETIATQEIPGYTISENTYSVTATQHWFNSKSTWEIIDASYSDEEGYSFRVIDSHGTILMEEPGAPTLFVDNKGTPHMVSTNTSPNKTWRLQRSTAHINESQEPQNGLKGVQYSAGDDKFTLNTHQDGVLHIYAPTGRRVYQSEPGDLTSGSHTVNLESFSSGVYIPVVHTKQGVHSTRFVR